A genomic window from Methylorubrum extorquens includes:
- a CDS encoding methyl-accepting chemotaxis protein: MLSLKLGRSTGPSAPVSSELPAAGPSDDARLIAAIQRLANRAGLDQTDMPGNAVGAALSDLDRAQRSDLRTERANVAAIAREASEGAINIGWTTYDVGEVAQSTQTIASAIEEMGASIAEVAETSEAAGSSAAEARQAMTACMSDVGDARSAMDAIRDRTQQIDERLQLLQNAIAQIGTMAGTIATISSQTNLLALNATIEAARAGEAGRGFSVVAAEVKSLSGQTARSTEQIRTWLNTLQGEMSQIARAVEESRGAVSTGSGVVDSLGSRVESAAERIARTSEMNAALAAAITQQSSATAEISSSVQSIAAKAAKTRTEIEAITKRLVKAETLAQTALADSSGLDLYELVRLPADLGLWKRGLATILLGAAPADPAAAILRGRAARQAVESLTSDPSRRNAAEAFLTAEATAHAEAERMVKALAQSNWDVGTPAYQAANAAMKEMITAAARIIEAA; encoded by the coding sequence ATGCTGTCTCTCAAGCTCGGTCGTAGTACCGGACCGTCCGCACCTGTCTCGTCCGAACTCCCGGCAGCCGGTCCTTCCGACGACGCACGCCTGATCGCGGCGATCCAGCGCTTGGCAAACCGTGCCGGCCTCGACCAAACCGATATGCCCGGTAACGCCGTGGGTGCCGCCTTGAGCGACCTCGACCGGGCGCAGCGCAGCGATCTGCGTACCGAGCGGGCCAACGTCGCCGCCATTGCAAGAGAAGCCTCGGAAGGGGCGATCAACATCGGCTGGACGACCTACGACGTCGGCGAGGTTGCGCAATCGACGCAGACCATCGCGAGCGCGATCGAAGAAATGGGCGCGTCCATCGCCGAGGTGGCCGAGACCTCCGAGGCCGCCGGCTCCAGCGCCGCCGAGGCCCGCCAAGCGATGACGGCCTGCATGTCCGACGTCGGCGACGCCCGCTCGGCCATGGATGCGATCCGCGACCGCACCCAACAGATCGACGAGCGCCTGCAGCTTCTCCAGAACGCCATCGCCCAGATCGGCACGATGGCGGGCACCATCGCGACGATCTCGAGCCAGACCAACCTGCTCGCGCTGAACGCGACCATCGAGGCCGCCCGCGCGGGCGAGGCAGGCCGCGGCTTCTCGGTGGTGGCTGCCGAAGTGAAATCGCTCTCGGGCCAGACCGCGCGCTCGACCGAGCAGATCCGCACCTGGCTCAACACCCTTCAGGGCGAGATGAGCCAGATCGCCCGTGCCGTCGAGGAGAGCCGCGGCGCCGTCTCGACCGGCAGCGGCGTGGTCGACAGCCTCGGCAGCCGTGTCGAGAGCGCGGCCGAACGGATCGCCCGCACGAGCGAGATGAACGCGGCTCTTGCTGCGGCCATCACGCAGCAGAGCAGCGCGACTGCGGAGATTTCGAGCAGCGTGCAGAGCATCGCCGCCAAGGCGGCCAAGACCCGTACCGAGATCGAGGCCATCACCAAGCGCCTCGTGAAGGCCGAGACGCTGGCGCAGACGGCGCTGGCGGATTCGAGCGGGCTCGACCTCTACGAGTTGGTGCGTCTGCCGGCCGATCTCGGCCTATGGAAGCGGGGCCTCGCGACGATCCTGCTCGGCGCGGCACCCGCCGATCCGGCGGCAGCGATCCTGCGGGGCCGGGCCGCCCGGCAGGCGGTGGAAAGCCTGACCTCCGACCCGTCTCGCCGGAATGCGGCGGAGGCGTTCCTGACGGCCGAGGCAACCGCCCACGCCGAGGCCGAGCGGATGGTGAAAGCCCTCGCCCAGAGCAACTGGGATGTGGGCACGCCGGCCTATCAGGCCGCAAACGCGGCGATGAAGGAGATGATCACCGCCGCCGCCCGGATCATCGAAGCGGCCTAA
- a CDS encoding L-aspartate oxidase: MSVFARSPADRVVVVGAGVAGLATALRLAPRPVTLITAAPLGAGTATGWAQGGIAAAMGTDDAPSLHADDTLVAGAGLTDPAVALRVAEAGPGLIDWLVALGTGFDREADGALALGLEAAHSRRRIVRARGDSTGRTVLDALVRAVQVTPSIEVLVAGLHGLMQDADGRVCGVVCERDGAAFRLPARAVVLATGGTGALYASTTNPRGALGRGLLVAARAGSALRDLEFVQFHPTAIAAGRDPMPLATEALRGEGAVLIDEDGAPVMAGIEGGDLAPRDVVARGIFQALGRGRTVYLDTRGPLGARMPQRFPTVFALCAEAGIDPAVQPIPVRPAAHYHMGGILVDAAGRSTVPGLWACGEVSSTGLHGANRLASNSLLEALAFAPRIAESIDAASALASTDRPAPLPEIQPQDDAPLAEVRGIMEACVGVVRDEAGLSQAIARLADLSERGSDAAATGLMIARSALDRCESRGAHWRSDHPGQLPARHSVFTPAAANAPCALQELTDA; this comes from the coding sequence ATGAGCGTCTTCGCCCGGAGTCCTGCCGACCGGGTGGTCGTGGTCGGCGCCGGGGTAGCCGGACTCGCCACGGCTCTGCGGCTCGCGCCGCGCCCCGTCACCCTCATCACCGCCGCGCCCCTCGGGGCCGGCACCGCCACGGGTTGGGCCCAGGGCGGCATCGCCGCCGCGATGGGCACGGACGATGCGCCTTCGCTCCACGCGGACGACACGCTCGTCGCGGGCGCCGGCCTGACCGACCCGGCAGTCGCCTTGCGCGTCGCCGAAGCCGGTCCGGGTCTGATCGATTGGCTCGTCGCCCTCGGAACCGGTTTCGACCGGGAGGCGGACGGCGCCCTGGCGCTCGGGCTGGAGGCGGCCCATAGCCGGCGCCGGATCGTGCGGGCGCGGGGTGATTCCACCGGCCGTACCGTGCTGGATGCGCTGGTCCGCGCCGTCCAGGTGACACCCTCGATCGAGGTTCTCGTGGCCGGCTTGCACGGCCTGATGCAGGATGCCGACGGCCGTGTCTGCGGTGTCGTGTGTGAACGCGACGGCGCGGCCTTCCGTCTGCCCGCCCGCGCGGTGGTGCTGGCGACCGGAGGTACCGGCGCGCTCTACGCCTCGACCACGAACCCGCGGGGCGCCCTCGGGCGAGGTCTTCTCGTTGCTGCACGGGCGGGTTCCGCGCTGCGCGACCTCGAATTCGTGCAGTTCCACCCGACTGCCATCGCCGCCGGCCGCGATCCGATGCCGCTCGCGACCGAGGCGCTCCGCGGCGAGGGGGCGGTGCTGATCGACGAGGACGGCGCGCCCGTGATGGCGGGGATCGAAGGCGGGGACCTTGCCCCCCGCGACGTCGTGGCCCGTGGCATCTTCCAGGCGCTCGGCCGTGGCCGCACGGTCTATCTCGACACCCGTGGCCCACTCGGCGCCCGCATGCCGCAGCGCTTCCCGACGGTTTTCGCGCTCTGCGCCGAGGCCGGCATCGATCCGGCGGTCCAACCGATCCCGGTCCGGCCGGCGGCGCACTACCACATGGGCGGCATTCTCGTGGACGCCGCCGGCCGCAGCACCGTGCCGGGCCTGTGGGCGTGCGGCGAGGTGTCCTCGACCGGTCTGCACGGCGCCAATCGGCTTGCCAGCAACTCGCTTCTCGAAGCGTTGGCCTTCGCGCCGCGCATCGCCGAGTCGATCGATGCCGCCTCGGCCCTAGCGAGCACGGATCGCCCGGCGCCGCTGCCCGAGATACAGCCGCAGGATGACGCGCCACTCGCCGAGGTTCGCGGCATCATGGAAGCTTGCGTCGGCGTGGTGCGCGATGAGGCCGGCCTGTCCCAGGCCATCGCTCGGCTGGCCGATCTGTCCGAGCGCGGCAGCGACGCGGCCGCCACGGGCCTGATGATCGCTCGCTCCGCCCTCGACCGGTGCGAAAGCCGCGGCGCCCATTGGCGCAGCGATCATCCGGGTCAGCTCCCGGCCCGGCACTCCGTGTTCACGCCCGCCGCCGCTAACGCCCCGTGCGCGCTTCAGGAACTCACCGATGCCTGA
- a CDS encoding DUF2171 domain-containing protein: protein MVDASQIREHATVVGSDGGHVGTVDHVGKGEIKLTKSDADSGGLHHYIPLDFVIAVEGDQVRLNRSADEVKQEWSTSGAA from the coding sequence ATGGTCGATGCCAGCCAGATACGCGAGCACGCCACCGTCGTCGGTTCTGATGGCGGACATGTCGGCACGGTGGATCACGTCGGGAAAGGCGAGATCAAGCTGACCAAGAGCGACGCCGATTCGGGCGGGCTCCATCACTACATCCCCCTCGATTTCGTGATCGCCGTCGAGGGCGATCAGGTCCGCCTCAATCGGAGTGCGGACGAGGTGAAGCAGGAATGGAGCACGTCGGGCGCCGCCTGA
- the nadA gene encoding quinolinate synthase NadA, protein MFEAGSAPREPAERAFPLPDLYARVSRHVPAIEWPALAPDVEAILRLKRERNAVVLAHNYQAPEIFHTVADIVGDSLALAREAARVDADVIVLAGVHFMAETAKLLNPGKTVLMPDMAAGCSLADSITAADVRALRAKYPGVPVVTYVNTSAAVKAESDVCCTSGNAADVVRALGVKRVLMIPDEFLAQNVQKQVPEVEMLTWAGHCEVHERFTPADIADVRESYPGITVIAHPECPPEVVEASDFSGSTAMMMNYVTEKRPSQVVLVTECSMADNIAVANPDIEFIKPCNLCPHMKRITLRNIREALETMTHEITVEEGLAERARLAVERMLAVKPTQTVSPRQAA, encoded by the coding sequence ATGTTCGAGGCAGGATCCGCCCCTCGCGAGCCGGCTGAACGGGCCTTCCCGCTGCCCGATCTCTACGCGCGCGTTAGCCGTCACGTGCCCGCGATCGAGTGGCCGGCGCTGGCTCCCGATGTCGAGGCCATCCTGCGCCTGAAACGCGAGCGCAACGCGGTGGTTCTGGCGCACAACTACCAAGCGCCGGAGATCTTCCACACCGTGGCGGATATCGTCGGTGACAGCCTCGCTCTGGCCCGTGAAGCGGCGCGGGTGGATGCGGACGTGATCGTGCTGGCCGGTGTCCACTTCATGGCCGAGACCGCCAAGCTCCTGAACCCCGGCAAGACCGTGCTGATGCCCGATATGGCCGCCGGCTGCTCGCTCGCCGATTCGATCACCGCGGCCGACGTGCGGGCCCTGCGCGCCAAGTATCCCGGCGTGCCGGTCGTGACCTACGTCAACACCTCCGCCGCGGTAAAGGCGGAGTCGGATGTGTGCTGCACCTCCGGCAACGCCGCCGACGTGGTGCGCGCGCTCGGCGTGAAGCGGGTTCTGATGATCCCGGACGAGTTCCTGGCCCAAAACGTCCAGAAGCAGGTGCCCGAAGTCGAGATGCTGACCTGGGCCGGACATTGCGAGGTGCACGAGCGCTTCACCCCGGCCGACATCGCCGACGTGCGCGAGAGCTATCCCGGCATCACCGTGATCGCCCATCCGGAATGCCCGCCGGAGGTGGTCGAAGCCTCGGACTTCTCCGGCTCGACGGCGATGATGATGAACTACGTCACCGAGAAACGGCCGTCCCAGGTCGTGCTTGTGACCGAATGCTCGATGGCCGACAACATCGCGGTGGCCAACCCCGACATCGAGTTCATCAAGCCCTGCAATCTCTGTCCGCACATGAAGCGGATCACCTTGCGCAACATCCGTGAGGCATTGGAGACGATGACGCACGAGATCACGGTCGAGGAAGGATTGGCCGAGCGGGCGCGCCTCGCCGTCGAGCGGATGCTCGCGGTGAAGCCGACCCAGACCGTCTCACCGCGGCAGGCCGCCTGA
- the maiA gene encoding maleylacetoacetate isomerase — protein sequence MKMYGNWRSAAAFRVRIALNLKGITYEEVFLDLDAGDQHKPDFLAINPQGAVPALFDGDGPPLTQSLAILDYLEETRPGMPLLPEEPRARARARSLAQVVACDTHPLYVPRVRTFLMENYGLPRERMLEFLRNAFTTGLKTLETRLSTEAGTGRFCQGDAVSHADLCLISLWVGTGIFGIDTAAYPTVKRIADELLALDAVARAHPLRQPGAPAA from the coding sequence GTGAAGATGTACGGCAACTGGCGCTCGGCAGCGGCTTTCCGCGTGCGCATCGCCCTCAACCTCAAGGGCATCACGTACGAGGAGGTCTTCCTCGACCTCGATGCCGGCGACCAGCACAAGCCCGACTTCCTCGCGATCAACCCTCAAGGGGCGGTGCCGGCCCTGTTCGACGGGGACGGCCCGCCGCTGACGCAGTCGCTCGCGATCCTCGACTATCTGGAGGAGACCCGGCCCGGCATGCCGCTGCTTCCCGAAGAGCCGCGGGCGCGGGCCCGTGCTCGCTCCCTGGCCCAGGTCGTCGCCTGCGACACCCATCCCCTCTACGTGCCGCGGGTGCGCACCTTCCTGATGGAGAATTACGGCCTGCCGCGGGAGCGGATGCTGGAGTTCCTGCGCAACGCCTTCACCACCGGCTTGAAGACCCTGGAAACGCGGCTCTCGACCGAGGCGGGCACCGGCCGGTTCTGCCAGGGCGACGCGGTGAGCCATGCCGACCTGTGCCTCATCAGTCTGTGGGTCGGCACCGGCATCTTCGGGATCGATACCGCCGCCTATCCGACGGTCAAACGCATCGCCGACGAACTCCTTGCGCTCGACGCCGTCGCCCGCGCTCATCCGCTTCGGCAGCCCGGCGCCCCCGCAGCTTAA
- the nadC gene encoding carboxylating nicotinate-nucleotide diphosphorylase has product MPDDVLLPLPRLLVEPVVRAALLEDLGRAGDITTDAIVPAGERMEAVIASRQDGVIAGTDAAAIAFELIDPSLSVTVERGDGSRVAPGDTVIRLSGPARAVLTAERVALNLLCRLSGVATATASLVEAARPHGKARIVCTRKTTPGLRALEKHAVRAGGGSNHRFGLDDAVLIKDNHVAVAGGIIPAIERARARTGHLVKIEVEVDTLAQLEEALSIGADAVLLDNMNPDTLRQAVAMVDGRAVTEASGRINRETVGAVAASGVDLISVGWITHSSAIIDLGLDAA; this is encoded by the coding sequence ATGCCTGACGATGTCCTGCTGCCGCTGCCGCGCCTTCTCGTGGAGCCCGTAGTGCGGGCGGCCCTCCTCGAAGATCTCGGTCGGGCCGGCGACATCACAACGGATGCGATCGTGCCTGCGGGTGAGCGGATGGAGGCGGTCATCGCCTCCCGTCAGGACGGGGTGATCGCCGGGACCGATGCCGCCGCCATCGCGTTCGAGCTGATCGATCCGAGCCTGTCGGTGACGGTCGAGCGCGGCGACGGCTCCCGCGTCGCGCCGGGCGATACGGTGATCCGCCTCTCCGGTCCGGCGCGCGCGGTCCTGACCGCCGAGCGCGTCGCCCTCAACCTGCTCTGCCGGCTCAGCGGCGTCGCCACGGCCACGGCCTCACTGGTCGAGGCGGCGCGGCCGCATGGCAAGGCGCGGATCGTCTGCACCCGCAAGACCACGCCGGGCCTGCGGGCGCTGGAGAAACACGCGGTGCGCGCCGGTGGTGGCTCGAACCACCGCTTCGGCCTCGACGACGCGGTGCTGATCAAGGACAATCACGTCGCAGTCGCGGGCGGCATCATCCCCGCCATCGAGCGGGCTCGCGCGCGGACCGGTCACCTCGTCAAGATCGAAGTCGAAGTCGACACCTTGGCCCAGCTCGAAGAGGCGCTCTCAATCGGCGCCGACGCGGTGCTGCTCGACAACATGAACCCCGACACCTTGCGGCAGGCCGTGGCGATGGTCGATGGACGCGCGGTGACCGAGGCCTCAGGCCGGATCAACCGGGAGACGGTCGGCGCGGTGGCGGCGTCGGGTGTCGATCTGATCTCGGTCGGCTGGATCACCCACAGCTCGGCGATCATCGATCTGGGGCTCGACGCGGCGTAG
- a CDS encoding antibiotic biosynthesis monooxygenase family protein, which yields MILEIAQIDLKPDSEAEFEAGIARAAEIFRAAAGCRSFAVRRSIEKPQRYRLLIEWDTLEAHTQDFTGSQAWKDYRAMVSPYFEAPPQVEHTELTLQAF from the coding sequence ATGATTCTTGAAATCGCGCAGATCGATCTGAAACCCGACTCGGAGGCCGAGTTCGAAGCCGGCATCGCTCGGGCCGCCGAGATCTTCCGTGCCGCCGCCGGGTGCCGGAGCTTCGCAGTGCGCCGCTCGATCGAGAAGCCGCAGCGCTACCGTCTGCTGATCGAGTGGGATACGCTGGAGGCACACACCCAGGACTTCACCGGCTCCCAGGCCTGGAAGGACTATCGGGCGATGGTCTCTCCCTACTTCGAGGCCCCGCCCCAGGTTGAGCACACCGAACTGACGCTTCAGGCGTTCTAA
- a CDS encoding NAD(P)/FAD-dependent oxidoreductase → MVPSESVTDQHKIVVVGGGAAGLELVTKLGNKYGRRGKAHITLVDRARTHIWKPLLHEVAAGSLDVGHHAVDYLHHAHANHFRYRIGEMTGLDREKRVIHLAASRDSEGREVTPVRDIAYDTLIMAVGSTTNDFGTPGVAEHAIALDTKEQALRFHQRLVNGMLRAHTQEGPVRPGQLHVAVIGAGATGTELAAELHRTTREVARTGLDRIDPAKDLKITLIEAADRILPAVPQRLAGEVMGQLAKIGVEVRVQARVTEVRSDGVQLADGGFIPSELVVWAAGVKGPAFLHDLGGLESTRNNQLVVTATLQTSRDRDIFAMGDCAYLVEEGSQTPIPPRAQAAHQQASHLYGQMANRLAGRPLKPFKYRDFGSLVSLGEYTAVGNLMGFIQGKNMFIAGLFARLMYRSLYKMHETAVNGWWKTSLDALARALTRRTEPRVKLH, encoded by the coding sequence ATGGTTCCGAGCGAATCGGTCACGGATCAGCACAAGATCGTCGTGGTGGGGGGAGGGGCCGCCGGGCTGGAACTGGTAACCAAGCTCGGCAACAAGTATGGCAGGCGCGGCAAGGCCCACATCACCCTGGTGGACCGGGCGCGCACCCACATCTGGAAGCCGCTGCTGCACGAGGTCGCCGCCGGCTCGCTCGATGTCGGCCACCACGCGGTCGATTACCTGCACCACGCCCACGCCAACCACTTCCGCTACCGCATCGGCGAGATGACCGGGCTCGACCGCGAGAAGCGCGTGATCCATCTCGCCGCCAGCCGCGACAGCGAGGGGCGTGAGGTCACGCCCGTGCGCGACATCGCCTACGACACGCTGATCATGGCGGTGGGCTCTACCACCAACGATTTCGGCACGCCGGGCGTCGCCGAGCACGCCATCGCCCTCGACACCAAGGAGCAGGCGCTGCGCTTCCACCAGCGCCTCGTCAACGGGATGCTGCGCGCCCACACCCAGGAGGGTCCGGTGCGTCCCGGCCAGTTGCACGTCGCCGTGATCGGCGCGGGCGCGACCGGCACCGAGCTGGCGGCGGAGCTGCACCGCACCACCCGCGAGGTCGCCCGCACCGGTCTCGATCGCATCGATCCGGCCAAGGATCTGAAAATCACCCTGATCGAGGCCGCCGACCGCATCCTGCCGGCGGTGCCGCAGCGGCTGGCAGGGGAGGTGATGGGCCAGCTCGCCAAGATCGGCGTCGAGGTGCGGGTCCAGGCTCGCGTCACCGAGGTGCGGTCCGACGGCGTCCAGCTTGCCGATGGCGGCTTTATCCCCTCCGAACTCGTGGTCTGGGCCGCGGGCGTGAAGGGGCCGGCCTTCCTCCACGATCTCGGCGGGCTGGAGAGCACCCGCAACAACCAGCTCGTCGTTACGGCGACGCTGCAGACCTCCCGCGACCGGGACATCTTCGCCATGGGCGACTGCGCCTACCTCGTCGAGGAAGGCTCGCAGACGCCGATTCCGCCGCGCGCCCAGGCGGCTCACCAGCAGGCCTCGCACCTCTACGGGCAGATGGCCAACCGTCTTGCGGGTCGGCCGCTGAAGCCGTTCAAGTACCGCGACTTCGGCTCGTTGGTCTCGCTCGGCGAGTACACCGCCGTCGGCAACCTGATGGGCTTCATCCAGGGAAAGAACATGTTCATCGCCGGGCTGTTCGCCCGGCTGATGTACCGTTCGCTCTACAAGATGCACGAGACGGCCGTGAACGGCTGGTGGAAGACGAGCCTCGATGCCCTGGCCCGGGCTCTCACCCGGCGCACCGAGCCGCGGGTGAAGCTGCACTGA
- a CDS encoding EthD family reductase, translating into MILVSVMYPSGAGTRFDMDYYLKKHMPLVSERWTAKGLHDYSVVTGTGTPDGGAAPYQVVALLRFESADAFKAAASEDGPEIFGDIPNFTDTQPTVQLSEFAASEVRG; encoded by the coding sequence ATGATCCTCGTCAGCGTGATGTATCCGAGCGGGGCGGGCACCCGCTTCGACATGGACTATTATCTCAAGAAGCACATGCCGCTGGTCAGCGAGCGTTGGACCGCGAAGGGTCTGCACGACTACTCAGTCGTGACGGGCACCGGTACGCCCGATGGCGGTGCGGCGCCCTATCAGGTTGTGGCGCTGCTGCGCTTCGAGTCCGCCGACGCGTTCAAGGCCGCCGCGTCGGAGGATGGGCCGGAGATCTTCGGGGACATCCCGAACTTCACCGACACGCAACCGACGGTTCAGCTCAGCGAGTTTGCGGCGTCTGAAGTGAGAGGCTGA
- a CDS encoding L,D-transpeptidase, with amino-acid sequence MRRFVVALGGLACATFALASPAAAYEIDPLTRQPLTEVLTVRVRPQNTLPTANAALPADVPGAPASAADPLASTVPQMTAIPRDTVPYSGPHAPGTIVVSTAERRLYLIQPGGEALRYGVGVGRPGFTWGGTQTVTMKREWPDWRPPSEMLRRRPDLPRYMKGGIENPLGARAMYLGNTIYRIHGSNEPETIGTAVSSGCIRMTNEDVTDLYSRVKVGARVVVQR; translated from the coding sequence ATGCGCCGTTTCGTCGTTGCCCTGGGCGGGCTTGCCTGCGCGACGTTCGCGCTGGCAAGCCCCGCCGCAGCCTATGAGATTGACCCGCTCACGCGCCAGCCGCTGACCGAGGTTCTGACGGTGCGCGTGCGCCCGCAGAACACGCTGCCGACCGCCAACGCGGCTCTGCCGGCGGATGTCCCGGGTGCGCCCGCCTCGGCCGCCGACCCGCTGGCCTCGACCGTGCCGCAGATGACGGCGATTCCGCGCGATACGGTTCCCTATTCCGGACCCCACGCCCCCGGCACCATCGTCGTCTCGACCGCCGAGCGCCGGCTCTATCTCATCCAGCCCGGCGGCGAAGCCCTGCGCTACGGTGTCGGCGTCGGCCGTCCCGGCTTCACCTGGGGTGGCACGCAGACTGTCACGATGAAGCGCGAATGGCCCGATTGGCGCCCGCCGTCGGAGATGCTGCGCCGCCGTCCCGATCTGCCGCGCTACATGAAGGGCGGTATCGAGAATCCGCTCGGCGCGCGCGCCATGTATCTCGGCAACACGATCTATCGCATCCATGGCTCCAACGAGCCCGAGACGATCGGCACGGCAGTGTCGTCCGGCTGCATCCGCATGACCAACGAGGATGTGACGGATCTCTACAGCCGCGTGAAGGTCGGCGCCCGGGTCGTCGTCCAGCGCTGA